The Cryptomeria japonica chromosome 9, Sugi_1.0, whole genome shotgun sequence DNA segment GAGTCCAGTGAAACAATGTTCAATCTTCTTTCACGAACTCTAAACAAGGATCATGGATTGGAAAAGTTCTAGCAATATCAATACGAAGAAATTGCTCGCTTCTTATAGCCTTCAGTAAAAGCTTTAAAAGGTTTTTGGCATCTCTTAATTTGATTGTAACTCGAAGTTTGTTCCAGTGATAACTCCAAATTTCTCAGTAAATATAAATAACACATGTTATGATGTATTTTTAATACATATTTAAATATGTAAATCTATATGTTTGATACTTTAATACAATGCTTACATACTTTAGACTGCATCTCAAGGTCAATTGTTTGCTAGGTCAACTCAAGAATTTTCTTAGCAGCAGAAAAATAATCAGAAGTCTGACCATCAATTGAAATTTTTAACACTAAATCATAGCAAGGATAACCCTTCAGAGATGGAATTGAAGAAACTCAACAACAACATGTAACTTTGTCATTTTGACATTTGTAGTGCAAACTTGTAGCCTtcggacatttttcaattttatatCATATGCACATTTTGTGTGCATATGCACATTGACTGTTTGACATGAATTGTGGAGGCAATTAAGTAGTACAATTAATTTGTTCAACTCTCATCACCAATGTAAACTCTATTGTTGTGTTTTACTAAGCATTTTTAATTCTATAATGTATATGTCAATATGATTACGTTTGTAACTTTATCGATGATATCATATGAATATCTGAAAACTCCCTATATATATTAGTCATCCCCTTTCGTCCCAAAAACAGCCTAAAAAAATCATGTCCTGGAAATGTGTCCCCCCATCCTACAAACTCAGTGGAACCTTGAGTTGAACTCATTGACAttaaaaaacaatagattcaaaacTCCAGTATTGCTAACAAATTTGTCCTCTTTTGCATTAGATTATAGAACCATTTTCCTTAGGTAGAGTATATATTATTCTCACATTTAGAACATAGTTACTATGAGAGGTGACACATGATCACGGTCATTGTGGCCTTGGGTGGAAGGAAGGCAGGTCATTTTGAGACAAGATGTAGAGGTATAAGAATAAGTGTAAGCCTACTTTACAATCGAATATGGTCACCAAAATATGCAATTATAAATAAGGAGTGCACCCTGAACCATATTTCCTAGTGGCTATGGGAGAAATTAATTTTATTGTTTCACTTTCATGCATAGAGTATCAGTCACTTATTACTACCAAAGTAAATGTGACTTTCAAAGACTAAACATTAATAAAACCAAAATGAAAACCTATAATCTCCCTTGGGAATAAATCggaaaataaaagataaaagattTTTTCAAATAATCTGGATTTAATAGGGGAAAATTGGGTTAGGCTTAGGGTCAGAGAAAGTAGAAGGAAAAAATTGTTGGAGTAATAAggttctttacttgattaattaaatcaaattgatttattaattaagtcaACATTTACTTTATTTTCAATTAAGCTAAATTTATGAAGCTAAACTTAAtcacattaataattaattcattattaattattaattacccCTTCTAGGGGTATTAATTACCCATTCTAGGGTTTTTacttttaggttttgatctccttttacaAGGATTGATCCATTTGTAATCATTAAGTCAttagataatcaatatgatttatcTTTATGGATTTGGCCTTCATAGATATTTCCTTCTCTCTTGTTTCGTGGCAGGTGTTTGATTGCAGGTGATCTTCAGGAGCTGTGGGGTTGAGCAATCAACTTCAATAAAAATCACTATACATCAGAAATAAAACCCAGAAACCCTAAAAAAATTGACCAAATAATCACAATATTTCAGTCAATAAATCTGTTTGAGTGATTTTATCAAAAAATCAGCTGAACAAGCAACAATTAATCATGATCCAAAAACAGTTTCTGCTATTATGCCCATATATCCTTTCCTAACTAACCTATTGGGCTACAACCTTCTGCAAAAATATCAACAAAATCCAAGAAGCTATTTTTGAAATGGTCATACTTGAAGAGGATTTGATATAAAGAAACGGTAACCTATTCACCACATTATGATAAAACAAGATATAAAACATAAAAGGAATAACCGAAGTGACCTTACATttagagcattgcatcaccacatAAAATAACTTTTACAAAATGTTTTCAATATTAATATCCACAAACTCTTCTAATCAAATTACAGACATCTCTTCATGTCTTGAATAACTCTTCTAATCAAATTACAGAAAAAACAGAACAGACAAATAGTAGTAAGAATTTAAATGTGTTGGTAAAACATTATTTGCATGATACAAAATGATTCATTATTTCTTAATAAAAGATGAACGCTAATTACATCTTTGCGTGGATTTGTATATGCGGAAACTTCACCTGGTACATAGAGGATGGCACCAAAGTTTCATATGGCTCATTCAGGGTAACAACAGCTACTACACCCAGGTCTTTAAGGCGATGCACATCTTTACGAAATGGAACAGCACCTAAAATGAGAAACTGAAAAATAAACGAGGTTAGAACAACATATACAAAGAAGTTTAGAAAGGCAGCTACCAAATCAAGGgtttaaattgaaaaataaagatTTTGGGCAAATCAAAGAAACAAAATCTAAAAGTTAGTTTCCCATGTTGAGTTACAATATCTATGGTTAAATGAACAAATAATTACAAAGTCAGTTGATGAGCTGAAATCATCATGATAATATAACTCATTGCCTATAGAATTAAGGAATAAAATAACTAAGTAACAACAAGGAAGTAAGTCATAATATTCAACAATTCCAACATCCGCTGAAACAAATCTTTGAAGATTATTAACTTATGAAATGCAGAAGGAACAGCTGCATGCATAGAAAAGTGGATCCATCTCTGGGGAAATTTTTTAGGTCAGGTGCTTGTGCAGGATTATATAAAGACCAAGGACTCTTTAAAATTAATTCAAGATTACAGATTGGAATATGGTGTCTGTTCAGACAGTTACCACGATGGGAATGGATAAAAAGGATAGAAATCATATCAATCCCATCCAATACTTTAAGAGGGGTTACTGATCAACATCAGCTCTCTAAAAAATCTGGTTCTGCTGTTGAGAAAAAAGGATGCAGTTGGTCTGCAGATAGTCCTCCTCTCCTTACAATTTTGCGATTGATATATGTGCACATTATTGTGATCAATAAAAAGGGAAAAATTGACTGCTAGAATTCAACCTCTGGCTCCGTTCACTGCATATCTGCCATTTAATATTTCCCATACACTCTTACTCATATAACTACCAACTCTATGGCCAGAGAGCTCCAAACAATCTCCCATTGCATTCAGATATCTGGTTAGCAGGGTAATTTCTAAAGGTATGCTCCCAGCAGTCCTCACTGCCCTTCAATGCATCCTGCAGCTGAGTGAACCCGATGCTGATAAGTACTAAGTGAAGTCTCCAAGATATAAATAAGGTGTAATGTCTAACATTGTTACAGGATACTGAAATGAGCCTCATTGTAAAACAAATACTGAAATGAAGTAGAGTTTGGAAATGATACAATCACAATTAGGCTGTGCCAAGGAATAGATACATGCTTGGCCATCTTTATACTGTTTTCAGTCATGATTCTTCTGATTTAGATTATCATACTGTAAAAtaacaaaaatgaaaactttatacCTGAACAATCTGATCCCACCATCGAAACTCTGGTTGAAGCTTGTTACGGACAACGTTGTATAAGAGGGTTGGGTAGAACAGTACTCGAGCTCCTGCACCTACAAAGGCCCTCTTAGcagttttctcaagttttccatcacTGACTTCATATTCATGTTCAGTGCCATCACCATGAACAGCCTTACATGGAGACTGGTTAGGTTCAGCCTTTGAAATTCTTATCGCTACCATCCTTTTGGTTATAAATTTGCAATAATGTgttaaatttaaaataaacaagATTCTCTGTGATAAACTTCGGATTAGTGTTGATCCAAATCCAGATGACAACTTTAAAGCCTGCCACAACATTACGAGATAATCAACCCTGGAATTCAATTCAGACCCTCCAAAAATGATCTGCACACAAACAAAAACAAATATAGTTAAAAAGAAGCACCAATAAAAAGGAAATCAGACAGAATAACAGAAGGGTATACATGTCAGGCGATCAAAAGCTACATTGCAGCTGGAGTTGAAAACATTTAAAAACATGACAAGGTGATAAAGAAATGTAGTTTTTACAATAGACTTCTGGAGACTAAGATACACTATAGGAAAATTTTGGAAACATTTAGCAACAGCAAGGGAAACTTACTAAACTCCTGACAAATCCTTGAATATTGCTAGAAATGTCTCCAGAAGTTTCCAGCTACTCACTAAGAATTTCTACAAATATCATAAGTTAACAGATACGCATGTGAAGGGTGCCATATCTAGAGATCAGCGTCTATCCAGCATGCTGAAAGTACTTTTTACCAAATaactattaattataattttaaaacatCATGTATCGCatttaacaaattaaaaataattctGGTAAAACGTGTAGCAGCAATATAGATAGACATTGCCCTCCACCTAATGGTGACTCAGGCACAGATAACAATTGCAAGCTTTGACTCTCTTTTCTAAACATTCCAGCACCTCTCTAGACAATTTTAGAAATTTCTGGACTGAATCAACATTTTGGAATGGAATGCAACAAACTAGTTTTGAGGCTAGAGAAAAACAATTTCTCAAATCAATTTAGTGATCCACACTAATAAATCGCATTAGAAATTTAAATACACAAACAAGCTTTTAGACACCACAAAGTAAAGATCCTTGGACAATGGAGATCAAAAATTAGAGATACTCAAGGAAAATGCTTTGATTACATTGAAagaagtcaaaaaaaaaaatcaaatgagaGATTCCTTCTAACAGAGTAGAGCAAAACTTTGGGGCATCTGAGGCTATACCTCATAGGTCACATTCTGTGCACCTCCATAAAAATCTAAGAGATTTTTTCTCAACTGATTCAGTGCCTTTGTCCAATTTTGATATTAAAATTACTTTTTCAGTACCCATGAAACGTAGTATTCTTGAATTGCTATTTCTCCAGACTTCCAGTTTGGATAAAACCCATATTGTGGGAAAATAGGAGGGAGCAATGTAGAATCTAAGGAAAGGCCATTAGACCAGACATTAAAATGGTATGCATTCCAAACTTGTGTTACATCGTAAAAACAAAGAGGCTAGGCTCACTTCACATTCAAATGTTACGAGGAATCAACGTTTATAAATCATAAAGGGGCTAGTAACTCAGTGATCAGAGCACCCTGGGAGGTCCTATGTTGAATTTCTAGCCAATCCAGGAAAAGTTCAACATCAAAAGGTATAAAAACTGGCATGGTAAAAtgtacaaaatgaaaaaaaaatgccaCATCCAACTCCATGCCATCCACATCTCACCAGGTTATAAAATGTATGAAATTGGATTAGGCAAACTACCATTATCCAACCATCTGATCTCCACAACTGACCAGCCAGGTGCAGGTCACAACTGGCACTGGCCATAAAATGTTGAAATTTAAACTGGGTAAAATACCACATACAATTATGTTGCATCGTCTACAGCTGACCCTTCCAGGTGCAAATTTCAGGTGACTTTTGATATCCATTTCTGATGGCATCTAAAGCACGGTTATACAACAAGGGCAAATTATCAAAGACAAGATCAAGGTTAAGTGTGATTATAGAAAAGCCTAAAGTTGAGACAACCAAAAAACACAAATTTTAGACTTAAGCATGATAGACCACAAAAAGGTTATCCAATTCAGCAGTGGCAAAATGAAATAAAGCACAGAAAATCTTCAAGGGCAAAACATTAACACGGATGAAATATTATTCGAACCTAAAATGAAATAAACCCAGATTTTACAGCATAGAGAATTTCCAAAACATATCTGGTACTAAAAACAACAATGCGACCATAAAAACTACAGAATCGCATCTAAATCACCACTGGGGTATAAAAGTAAGCCGACTAAAACTTTAAACAGTAAAGGTTGCAAAAGATGGATATACATAAGAAAAAACATGAAGCATCAGATAACTTAAAATCAGATTTTAGAATGAGATGCAATTGAAAAACCTACCTGGTAGAAGAACAACAACAGTATCAGAAAGCAGGCCCGACCGGATCCGAAACCCTAGTCGAAACGGATCAACGAAATGCAAAGGCCACGGCCGGCGATGTGTCTTCAAGATCGCCGCTGCTTCTGCTGATTTATGAAGCCATCAAACCATGCGTCAAATTGAAACAAACAAATCTCAAACTAAACATCGCGTGAAAATTGAACCGAAATTTCCGACTGTTTCGCTGAGAGAACAAAAACTACTTGGAATTTGCGTacgtctttttttttttggattttgtatgttTGTTCCCTTGTTTTCACGTTTTTCCagttttttttttaacctttttttcTCTTTTAGTACAAACAGGGGGTGCTCCACTTGACCTAACGCCCAACCAGCAGATATTCGAAATGGGGCCGACGTGGCATTGGCAACGGCGTAAACAGGGGTCTGTTGTGGGTTAAAATCGTGATGGCTATAATTGGGACCATGAGTTATGGAGTCCACGTGGCAAAGACGTGGCGTCATTTGTGACATACTTTGACTAGACATTTTAAAGTGTGGGGACTGCAATCATCTAGGCAATTCTTGAATTTTACACAAATTTCTTGATAAAATTAAAATAAGTGTCACAGTCCTTTGAATGCAAAGCTTGTGATAGCGAGATGTAGGTAGGTCtaatcttcaaattcaaattctaagaaattaatacatttaaaaaattaattcaTCCAGCAAAATTCAAGTAGAAGGCTCTCGATCCCCACCtctctctcaaaattagtcatGCATTTCGTCACTAATGAGGTCTATAATTGTGTAAGACTAATAATTTTAGAAATAATTGTATGAGATTTTTGAAATTATTGTgtcacatcacatcacatatatCATGGGGACCATCATAGTGATTTATTTCATCATTATGGTAGATGATCACGTGAATTcattaattatgtcttattttttaaaatttaagcgatctatatatatatatatatatatgaaaaattcAAAGCTTGATGTCTAAAGGATTCACACATaccatattaaaaaaattatgagcCTCTCTAGATTTGAACCAAAAGTACATTTTGGGCAACGCTCAACACCAACTAATTGATCTAGTCCACAAGAGCTACTCTTCCATACTCTTACCTCCAGCTTTATGTTCATCAAAGGGAGGACGGATTACCTCTATGATCTACCATCTAAGTGAAGTCAACAAATGGGTTATTGTACCATGTTTTCATTATATGTAAGGGAAAATAAGTTTCGGGTCGAAAGAATCCATAAAAACTTTTTAAAAGAATTATGAGGCCCTTTGGATTTGAACCTGAGTTGCATACTCTTACCTCCACTTTTATGTTCTTCGAACGGAGGATGGATAGCCTCTATGATCTACCATCCAAATGGAATCATCAAATGGTTTATTGTACCATGCGATCATGATGGATATATTATTAAGATAGATAAACATACCACATGATATACCATTAAGATGGTGGACCTCTCCAAAACCAATGGTGGTATGatgatttcaaaaatattttatatttgtttattaaAAAAGTTGTTGTCTTATTATTAGtcatcccttaacaaggtaactctTGTGATTGATGATCTTTAAATTATTTATACTTTTGAATCAATCAAAAcctttttttaatttagtttattttCTTGTTGTTAACAAAGTAAAACATTATACATTTTTAATAATAAATGACTAAAATATCGTTTATTTCAAAGAATATTAGATCTATAAGTTGAGATTATTAATGGTGACTTTTTtgtaaaataatacaacaatagcAAGTGCCTTGAATATGTGAAACATTTATTATCAATGTCATAGTAATGggaatcatgaaaagtcacatcactattaaaatattataataattactaCTCTCTCTTATTTGTTATGAT contains these protein-coding regions:
- the LOC131073963 gene encoding phosphatidylglycerophosphate phosphatase PTPMT2, which gives rise to MLWQALKLSSGFGSTLIRSLSQRILFILNLTHYCKFITKRMVAIRISKAEPNQSPCKAVHGDGTEHEYEVSDGKLEKTAKRAFVGAGARVLFYPTLLYNVVRNKLQPEFRWWDQIVQFLILGAVPFRKDVHRLKDLGVVAVVTLNEPYETLVPSSMYQDEGIKHLEIPTRDYLFAPSFEDIRQAVEFIHEHVIMGKTTYVHCKAGRGRSTTIVLCYLVAHKGMNPVDAYAYVRSKRPRVLLAHSQWQAVREYYLKIHGSSSENLQFPMPFDDNYEDSAVFVTNSDLDGYKSSEEICIVEKEFIKITNA